From the genome of Streptomyces showdoensis, one region includes:
- a CDS encoding nuclear transport factor 2 family protein encodes MSQTVSPASASYAALCAEVRRFHARQMQLLDSGEAEAWAATFTEDGLFAPPSLPEPVRGRAALAEGVRTAHAALVAEGEVRRHLLTTEVVEEPVAGDADGAVRVRSYVQVVATRKDEEPRLILMCVCEDVLVSEDGEWRVRERYVTRDDRP; translated from the coding sequence GTGAGCCAGACCGTCAGCCCGGCGTCCGCCTCGTACGCGGCGCTCTGTGCCGAAGTACGGCGCTTCCACGCCCGGCAGATGCAGCTGCTCGACTCGGGCGAGGCCGAGGCCTGGGCGGCCACCTTCACCGAGGACGGCCTGTTCGCGCCGCCCTCGCTGCCCGAGCCGGTGCGCGGGCGCGCGGCCCTGGCCGAGGGCGTCCGCACGGCGCACGCGGCGCTCGTGGCCGAGGGCGAGGTGCGCCGGCACCTGCTGACCACCGAGGTGGTGGAGGAGCCCGTCGCCGGGGACGCCGACGGCGCGGTGCGGGTGCGCTCGTACGTCCAGGTGGTGGCGACCCGGAAGGACGAGGAGCCGCGGCTGATCCTCATGTGCGTGTGCGAGGACGTCCTGGTGTCCGAGGACGGCGAGTGGCGGGTGCGCGAGCGGTACGTGACCCGCGACGACCGGCCCTGA
- the rfbA gene encoding glucose-1-phosphate thymidylyltransferase RfbA: MKGIILAGGTGSRLHPITLAVSKQLLPVGDKPMIYYPLSVLMLADIQDILVISTPHDLPQFRRLLGDGSDLGLRISYAEQPKPNGIAEAFVIGADHIGDDSVALVLGDNIFHGHSFSDLLRKERENVDGCLLFGYAVHDPERYGVGETDGNGRLVSIEEKPVRPRSNRAITGLYFYAADVVGMAAGLRPSARGELEITDLNRAYMESGRARLVEFGRGFAWLDTGTPESLLQAAQYVRTLEERQGVRIACVEEVALRMGFIGPEECHRLGARLGNSEYGRYVMAIAEEFAAASG; this comes from the coding sequence ATGAAGGGAATCATTCTGGCCGGAGGCACGGGAAGCCGCCTCCATCCGATCACGCTGGCCGTTTCGAAACAGCTGCTCCCGGTCGGCGACAAGCCGATGATCTACTACCCGCTGTCGGTGCTGATGCTGGCCGACATCCAGGACATCCTCGTCATCAGCACCCCGCACGACCTGCCGCAGTTCCGTCGCCTGCTCGGCGACGGCAGCGATCTCGGCCTGCGCATCAGCTACGCGGAGCAGCCCAAGCCGAACGGCATCGCGGAGGCCTTCGTCATCGGCGCCGACCACATCGGGGACGATTCCGTGGCCCTGGTGCTGGGCGACAACATATTCCACGGGCATTCCTTCTCCGACCTGCTCAGAAAAGAGCGGGAGAATGTGGACGGATGCCTGCTCTTCGGATACGCGGTGCACGACCCGGAGCGGTACGGGGTCGGCGAGACCGACGGGAACGGAAGGCTGGTGTCGATCGAGGAGAAACCCGTCAGGCCCCGCTCGAACCGTGCGATCACCGGGCTCTATTTCTATGCCGCCGACGTGGTCGGGATGGCCGCGGGACTGCGGCCCTCGGCCCGCGGCGAACTGGAGATCACGGACCTGAACCGCGCCTACATGGAGAGCGGCCGGGCCCGGCTGGTGGAGTTCGGCCGCGGCTTCGCCTGGCTGGACACCGGGACCCCCGAGTCGCTGCTCCAGGCCGCCCAGTACGTGCGGACGCTGGAGGAGCGGCAGGGGGTGCGGATCGCCTGCGTCGAGGAGGTGGCCCTGCGGATGGGCTTCATCGGCCCGGAGGAGTGCCACCGGCTCGGCGCACGGCTGGGCAACTCGGAGTACGGGCGCTATGTGATGGCCATCGCGGAGGAGTTCGCGGCCGCCTCCGGGTGA
- a CDS encoding DegT/DnrJ/EryC1/StrS family aminotransferase: MTIRVWGYLDEYAAEREEILDAVDTVFGSGRLVLADSVRSFEEEFAARHGAGHCVGVDNGTNAVKLALEALGVGPGDEVITVSNTAAPTVLAITGTGATPVFVDVREDYLMDVSQVEAAITPRTRCLLPVHLYGQCVDMAPLEELAARHGLAVLEDCAQAHGARHHGRPAGTMGKAAAFSFYPTKVLGAYGDGGAVLTSDPEVDEALRRLRYYGMEERYYVTALPGHNSRLDEVQAEILRRKLRRLDSYVAARREVARRYAEGLADTDLVLPGTNPGNEHVYYVYVVRHPRRDAIIEALRERDIELNVSYPWPVHTMTGFRHLGHREGSLPVTERLAGEIFSLPMYPSLAPDAQDRVVEALREVLKSLS, from the coding sequence GTGACCATTCGTGTGTGGGGATATCTGGACGAGTACGCCGCGGAACGCGAGGAGATCCTCGACGCGGTCGACACCGTCTTCGGGTCGGGCCGCCTGGTCCTCGCCGACAGCGTCCGGTCGTTCGAGGAGGAGTTCGCCGCGCGGCACGGCGCCGGGCACTGCGTCGGGGTCGACAACGGCACCAACGCCGTCAAGCTCGCCCTGGAGGCCCTCGGGGTCGGACCCGGGGACGAGGTGATCACCGTCTCCAACACCGCGGCACCCACCGTGCTCGCCATCACCGGCACCGGGGCCACGCCGGTCTTCGTCGACGTGCGCGAGGACTACCTCATGGACGTCTCCCAGGTCGAGGCCGCCATCACCCCGCGCACCCGCTGCCTGCTCCCGGTCCACCTGTACGGCCAGTGCGTCGACATGGCCCCGCTGGAGGAGCTGGCCGCGCGCCACGGCCTCGCCGTCCTGGAGGACTGCGCGCAGGCCCACGGCGCCCGGCACCACGGCCGCCCGGCCGGGACCATGGGGAAGGCCGCCGCCTTCTCCTTCTACCCGACGAAGGTCCTCGGCGCCTACGGCGACGGCGGCGCGGTCCTCACCTCCGACCCCGAGGTGGACGAGGCGCTCCGCCGGCTGCGCTACTACGGCATGGAGGAGCGCTACTACGTCACCGCGCTGCCCGGCCACAACAGCCGTCTCGACGAGGTGCAGGCCGAGATCCTGCGGCGCAAGCTCCGCCGCCTCGACTCCTACGTGGCCGCCCGCCGCGAGGTGGCCCGGCGCTACGCCGAGGGCCTCGCCGACACCGACCTGGTCCTTCCCGGGACCAACCCGGGCAACGAGCACGTGTACTACGTGTACGTCGTGCGCCACCCGCGCCGGGACGCGATCATCGAGGCGTTGCGCGAGCGGGACATCGAGCTCAACGTCAGCTACCCGTGGCCGGTCCACACCATGACCGGATTCCGGCACCTCGGTCACCGGGAGGGCTCCCTCCCGGTGACCGAGCGGCTGGCCGGCGAGATCTTCTCGCTGCCGATGTACCCCTCACTCGCCCCGGACGCCCAGGACCGGGTCGTCGAGGCCCTCCGCGAGGTCCTCAAGTCCCTGTCCTGA
- a CDS encoding class I SAM-dependent methyltransferase has translation MFGHELADVYELVYRSRGKDWAAEATETARLIRDRLPGADSVLDVACGTGAHLETLAGHFGHAEGLELSPAMLERAAARLSPDVPLHQGDMRDFDLGRTFDSVVCLFTAIGYLPDLPDMRAAVAAMARHLRPGGVLVVEPWWFPERFLDGYVAGDLASDERRTVARISHSTRQGRTTRMEVRFVVGDAGGIREFTEVDLLTLFTEEEYLAAFADAGCPAEYLRPDWTARGLFVARRD, from the coding sequence ATGTTCGGTCACGAGCTCGCGGACGTCTACGAACTCGTCTACCGCTCCCGTGGCAAGGACTGGGCCGCGGAGGCGACCGAGACCGCCCGGCTGATCAGGGACCGGCTGCCCGGCGCGGACTCCGTCCTGGACGTCGCCTGCGGCACCGGAGCCCACCTGGAGACCCTCGCCGGACACTTCGGCCACGCCGAGGGGCTCGAACTCTCGCCGGCCATGCTGGAGCGCGCCGCCGCCCGGCTCTCGCCCGACGTGCCCCTGCACCAGGGCGACATGCGGGACTTCGACCTCGGGCGCACCTTCGACTCGGTGGTCTGCCTCTTCACCGCGATCGGCTACCTGCCGGACCTCCCGGACATGCGGGCGGCGGTCGCGGCCATGGCCCGGCACCTGCGCCCCGGCGGGGTGCTGGTCGTCGAACCCTGGTGGTTCCCCGAGCGGTTCCTGGACGGGTACGTGGCCGGGGACCTGGCGAGCGACGAGCGGCGCACGGTCGCGCGGATCTCGCACTCGACCCGCCAGGGCCGGACCACCCGGATGGAGGTCCGGTTCGTCGTCGGCGACGCCGGAGGCATCAGGGAGTTCACCGAGGTCGACCTGCTCACCCTGTTCACCGAGGAGGAGTACCTGGCGGCGTTCGCCGACGCCGGCTGCCCGGCGGAGTACCTGCGCCCCGACTGGACGGCACGGGGGCTCTTCGTGGCGCGCCGCGACTGA
- a CDS encoding NAD-dependent epimerase/dehydratase family protein — MTAGGRPPARRPAVAVLGATGCVGRAVTAAFERAGRPVLGVARRPPPDPAGRRFHPLDLAAVDAAELAELLAAAGVGTVVNAAGGWVTGPAENERAHVRLVENVLDACARLPDPVRLVQLGTVHEYGPLPAGTAADETLVPRPESVYARTKLAGAEAVLRATRAGAVDGVVLRVVNLCGPDVSAAGFLGAAVRRLRAATPDRPAELTVADARRDFLDVRDLAAAVLAAAAAPVTGQVVNVGRGEAVPLSHLLDLLIAAAAPPPGAVRLRTAPVDSRGGDWTLADIGRAARLLGWRPEVDLPTSIKDMWDASRADHPVEHA; from the coding sequence ATGACCGCCGGAGGGCGGCCTCCGGCCCGCCGGCCGGCCGTCGCCGTGCTCGGTGCGACGGGCTGTGTGGGCCGTGCGGTCACCGCCGCCTTCGAACGGGCCGGCCGGCCGGTCCTCGGAGTGGCCCGGCGCCCGCCGCCGGACCCGGCCGGCCGCCGGTTCCACCCGCTCGACCTCGCCGCCGTGGACGCCGCCGAACTCGCGGAGCTCCTCGCCGCCGCCGGGGTCGGCACCGTGGTCAACGCGGCCGGCGGCTGGGTCACCGGCCCGGCGGAGAACGAGCGCGCCCACGTCCGCCTCGTGGAGAACGTGCTCGACGCGTGCGCCCGGCTGCCGGACCCGGTCCGGCTGGTGCAGCTCGGCACCGTCCACGAGTACGGCCCGCTGCCGGCCGGCACCGCCGCCGACGAGACCCTCGTCCCGCGCCCCGAGTCCGTCTACGCGCGCACGAAGCTCGCCGGGGCCGAAGCCGTGCTCCGGGCCACCCGCGCGGGCGCCGTGGACGGGGTGGTGCTCCGCGTGGTCAACCTCTGCGGGCCGGACGTGTCGGCGGCCGGATTCCTCGGCGCCGCCGTCCGCCGGCTGCGCGCCGCCACCCCGGACCGGCCCGCCGAACTGACCGTCGCCGACGCCCGCCGGGACTTCCTGGACGTACGCGACCTGGCCGCGGCCGTCCTGGCGGCCGCCGCCGCCCCCGTGACCGGACAGGTCGTCAACGTGGGCCGCGGCGAGGCCGTACCCCTGTCCCACCTGCTCGACCTGCTCATCGCCGCAGCGGCCCCGCCGCCGGGCGCGGTACGGCTGCGCACCGCACCCGTCGACTCCCGCGGCGGCGACTGGACCCTGGCCGACATCGGCCGGGCGGCCCGCCTGCTGGGCTGGCGGCCGGAGGTCGACCTGCCGACATCGATCAAGGACATGTGGGACGCGAGCCGCGCGGACCACCCAGTGGAGCACGCATGA
- a CDS encoding antibiotic biosynthesis monooxygenase family protein: MPDGIRHDAEVTFVNRFTVHGPAAEFEEVFARTSAFMARQPGFVRHSLLRELDDPAAYVNLAVWADRASFQRAVGRPEFAPHATALRALSRSENGLFAARLSVSGQGLEDLAEGLDDPVLGVRGE; the protein is encoded by the coding sequence ATGCCCGACGGGATCCGCCACGACGCCGAGGTGACCTTCGTCAACAGGTTCACCGTCCACGGTCCGGCCGCGGAGTTCGAGGAGGTCTTCGCCCGGACCTCCGCCTTCATGGCCCGCCAGCCGGGCTTCGTCCGGCACAGCCTGCTGCGCGAGCTGGACGACCCGGCCGCCTATGTGAACCTCGCCGTGTGGGCGGACCGGGCCTCGTTCCAGCGGGCGGTGGGGCGGCCGGAGTTCGCGCCGCACGCCACCGCCCTCCGGGCCCTGAGCCGGAGCGAGAACGGGCTCTTCGCCGCCCGGCTCTCCGTGTCAGGACAGGGACTTGAGGACCTCGCGGAGGGCCTCGACGACCCGGTCCTGGGCGTCCGGGGCGAGTGA
- a CDS encoding class I SAM-dependent methyltransferase has translation MNAENVRPVTRCRVCGASNWQEVVAFGDVPLANAFLEPAASYEDEPAYPLGVVSCRSCRLMSVTHVVDPEVLYRTYSYVTSGSETMTRHMEFVAEVCRERAGLAPGHLVVELGSNTGQQLAVFARDGARVLGVDPARNLTAFAQRIGIPTLPEFFTPSTAQAVGRAHGPARLILGRHVFAHIDDLAGVLAGVRTLLAPDGVFAVEVPYAVDLLEKHAFDTIYHEHLSYFLMRTLDTLFTRHGLSLFDVERLPVHGGSLLVLVGLPGVRPVTEAVGTLIAAEERAELGTDAGYQEFVRGVHTVREELPALVRSLVAEGNRVAGYGASAKGTTILNLCGLGPDEVAYCTDTTRLKQDKVLPGTHIPVRSPEHARADPPDVYLMLAWNYADEILRKEREFLRAGGRFVLPFPKPTVVSADSFR, from the coding sequence ATGAACGCCGAGAACGTACGACCGGTCACCCGGTGCCGGGTGTGCGGGGCCTCCAACTGGCAGGAGGTGGTCGCCTTCGGCGACGTGCCGCTGGCCAACGCGTTCCTGGAACCGGCCGCCTCCTACGAGGACGAGCCGGCCTACCCGCTGGGCGTGGTGTCCTGCCGCTCCTGCCGGCTGATGAGCGTCACCCACGTCGTCGACCCCGAGGTGCTCTACCGCACCTACAGCTACGTCACCTCGGGCTCGGAGACCATGACCCGGCACATGGAGTTCGTCGCGGAGGTCTGCCGCGAGCGCGCCGGACTCGCCCCCGGCCACCTGGTGGTCGAGCTCGGCAGCAACACCGGCCAGCAGCTCGCCGTCTTCGCCCGGGACGGGGCGCGCGTGCTCGGCGTCGACCCGGCCCGCAACCTGACGGCCTTCGCCCAGCGGATCGGGATCCCCACGCTGCCCGAGTTCTTCACCCCCTCCACCGCCCAGGCCGTCGGCCGGGCCCACGGACCCGCCCGGCTGATCCTCGGCCGGCACGTCTTCGCCCACATCGACGACCTCGCCGGGGTCCTCGCCGGGGTGCGCACCCTGCTCGCCCCCGACGGCGTCTTCGCCGTCGAAGTCCCGTACGCCGTGGACCTGCTGGAGAAGCACGCCTTCGACACCATCTACCACGAGCACCTGTCGTACTTCCTGATGCGCACCCTGGACACCCTCTTCACCCGCCACGGACTGAGCCTCTTCGACGTCGAACGGCTCCCCGTCCACGGCGGCTCGCTCCTGGTCCTCGTCGGCCTGCCCGGCGTACGGCCCGTCACCGAGGCCGTCGGCACGCTCATCGCGGCCGAGGAGCGGGCGGAGCTCGGCACCGACGCCGGCTACCAGGAGTTCGTCCGGGGCGTCCACACCGTCCGCGAGGAACTCCCCGCCCTGGTCAGGTCGCTGGTCGCGGAGGGCAACAGGGTCGCCGGGTACGGGGCCTCCGCCAAGGGCACCACGATCCTCAACCTCTGCGGGCTCGGCCCGGACGAGGTCGCCTACTGCACCGACACCACCCGGCTCAAACAGGACAAGGTGCTGCCCGGCACGCACATCCCGGTCCGCAGCCCCGAGCACGCCCGGGCCGACCCGCCCGACGTCTACCTGATGCTGGCCTGGAACTACGCCGACGAGATCCTGCGGAAGGAGAGGGAGTTCCTGCGGGCGGGCGGGCGCTTCGTCCTGCCCTTCCCCAAACCCACGGTCGTCTCGGCGGACTCCTTCCGCTGA
- a CDS encoding cyclase family protein gives MRLIDLSSPVDASLWEPDPVEHHVLTPREGALHMSEEMRAHFGVDLDPDDLPDGEFLSLDRLTLTTHTGTHVDAPSHYGSRAGYGDGVPRHIDRMPLDWFLRPGMVLDLTDASTGTIGADRLEKEFARIGRRPDPLDIVLLHTGAQRHQGTQRYFTDFAGLDGPALHLLLDLGVRVVGTDAFSLDAPFGDIIARYRASGDRDVLWPAHMIGRDREYCQIERLAHLEDLPGPYGFRVACFPVKIAGAGAGWTRAVALVDE, from the coding sequence GTGAGGCTCATCGACCTGTCCTCGCCGGTGGACGCTTCGCTCTGGGAACCCGACCCGGTGGAGCACCACGTCCTCACGCCCCGCGAGGGTGCCCTGCACATGAGCGAGGAGATGCGCGCCCACTTCGGCGTCGACCTCGACCCGGACGACCTGCCCGACGGGGAGTTCCTCTCCCTCGACCGCCTCACCCTCACCACCCACACCGGCACGCACGTCGACGCGCCCTCCCACTACGGGTCGCGGGCCGGATACGGCGACGGCGTCCCGCGGCACATCGACCGCATGCCGCTGGACTGGTTCCTCCGCCCCGGCATGGTCCTCGACCTCACCGACGCGTCCACCGGGACGATCGGCGCGGACCGGCTGGAGAAGGAGTTCGCCCGGATCGGGCGCCGCCCGGACCCGCTGGACATCGTCCTGCTGCACACGGGGGCCCAGCGCCACCAGGGGACCCAGCGGTACTTCACCGACTTCGCCGGCCTCGACGGCCCCGCCCTCCACCTGCTCCTGGACCTCGGCGTCCGGGTCGTCGGCACGGACGCCTTCAGCCTGGACGCCCCGTTCGGCGACATCATCGCGCGCTACCGGGCCTCCGGGGACCGGGACGTGCTGTGGCCGGCGCACATGATCGGACGGGACCGAGAGTACTGCCAGATCGAGCGGCTCGCCCACCTGGAGGACCTGCCCGGGCCGTACGGCTTCCGGGTCGCCTGCTTCCCCGTGAAGATCGCGGGCGCCGGGGCGGGCTGGACCCGCGCCGTCGCGCTCGTCGACGAGTGA
- a CDS encoding AfsR/SARP family transcriptional regulator: MPTAPKPRQVISLLMLRHNTVVQASELIDELWPELPPPSAVTTLQTYIYKFRKLLLKQGLGNLLQTQPGGYSLTIPPSSLDVSLFERTAEEGQELLQRGDSAAALESFERALALWRGPALADVETGGRLFSYVTRLEELRFRILEQRIEADLETGRHRELISELKSLVLEHPLHEHLHGLLMVALHRSGRRHEALEAYQSLRQKMIDELGLEPGKELARLQQTLLADHPAEPEERPRPRAAPVPSSLPAPPPVDDRARVPPEPAPLPVRESIGNPAQLPAGLAGFVGRQAALKELEAALRGPDGPGADGTAARIGVITGPPAIGKSALAVHLAHMLRPRFTDGQLYADLRGSSGEPRDPAEVLRGFLRALEVPTSRIPESPEECGALFRSRTAGRRVLVLLDDVACSAQIRHLLPADPRCALLVTGRRRMTALVEAERVELGPPPQEEALEILAALTGRQRVEREPEAALRIVELLGRHPLALRCVGGRLAAGPRLSLTALADRLGATPRILDVARLGELDVRSRYDASYAGLTSSEQGAFRLLSMLGESPFTAAQAADLLNRPAPELEFVLEVLADQHLLGADRCADGVGRYVFDRLTRAYAKERLDETLRAAPVVEEVGAR, from the coding sequence ATGCCGACCGCGCCCAAGCCCCGACAGGTCATCTCCCTGCTCATGCTGCGACACAACACCGTGGTCCAGGCATCCGAACTGATCGACGAGTTATGGCCCGAACTGCCGCCCCCGAGCGCGGTGACCACTTTGCAGACCTACATCTACAAGTTCCGCAAACTCCTGCTGAAGCAGGGGCTCGGAAACCTGCTGCAGACCCAGCCCGGCGGCTACAGCCTCACCATTCCGCCGTCCAGTCTCGACGTCAGCCTCTTCGAGCGGACGGCCGAGGAGGGCCAGGAACTCCTCCAGCGGGGTGACTCCGCCGCGGCACTGGAGAGCTTCGAGCGGGCGCTGGCCCTGTGGCGCGGACCCGCGCTGGCCGACGTCGAGACCGGGGGACGCCTCTTCTCGTACGTGACCCGGCTCGAGGAGCTGCGCTTCCGCATCCTCGAACAGCGCATCGAGGCCGACCTGGAGACCGGCCGGCACCGCGAACTCATCAGCGAGCTCAAGTCGCTGGTGCTGGAGCATCCGCTGCACGAACACCTCCACGGACTCCTCATGGTGGCCCTGCACCGGTCCGGCCGGCGTCACGAGGCGCTGGAGGCCTACCAGAGCCTGCGTCAGAAGATGATCGACGAGCTGGGCCTCGAACCCGGGAAGGAGCTGGCCCGGCTCCAGCAGACGCTGCTCGCCGACCACCCCGCCGAGCCCGAGGAGCGACCACGCCCGCGGGCCGCGCCCGTGCCGTCCTCCCTCCCGGCGCCGCCGCCGGTCGACGACCGCGCGCGCGTTCCCCCGGAGCCGGCGCCCCTTCCCGTACGGGAGTCGATCGGGAACCCGGCCCAGCTGCCTGCCGGTCTGGCCGGGTTCGTCGGCCGGCAGGCGGCCCTCAAGGAACTGGAGGCGGCACTGCGCGGGCCCGACGGCCCGGGCGCCGACGGCACCGCGGCGCGGATCGGGGTCATCACCGGCCCGCCCGCGATCGGCAAGAGCGCGCTGGCCGTGCACCTGGCGCACATGCTCCGGCCGCGGTTCACCGACGGACAGCTCTACGCGGACCTGCGCGGGTCCTCCGGGGAGCCGCGCGACCCCGCAGAGGTGCTGCGCGGCTTCCTGCGGGCCCTGGAGGTGCCGACCTCCCGGATCCCGGAGAGCCCGGAGGAGTGCGGGGCGCTGTTCCGGTCCCGCACGGCGGGGCGGCGGGTGCTGGTGCTCCTCGACGACGTCGCGTGTTCGGCCCAGATCCGGCACCTGCTGCCGGCCGATCCGCGGTGCGCACTGCTCGTCACCGGCCGCCGCAGGATGACCGCGCTGGTCGAGGCGGAGCGGGTCGAGCTGGGCCCGCCGCCGCAGGAGGAGGCGCTGGAGATCCTCGCGGCCCTCACCGGCAGGCAGCGCGTGGAGCGCGAGCCGGAGGCGGCGCTCCGGATCGTGGAGCTGCTGGGCCGGCATCCGCTGGCCCTGCGCTGTGTCGGCGGGCGGCTCGCCGCCGGGCCGCGGCTGTCCCTGACGGCCCTCGCCGACCGGCTCGGCGCGACCCCGCGGATCCTCGACGTGGCACGGCTCGGCGAGCTGGACGTGCGCTCCCGGTACGACGCCAGTTACGCGGGGCTGACCTCGTCCGAGCAGGGGGCCTTCCGGCTGCTGAGCATGCTGGGCGAGTCGCCGTTCACGGCGGCGCAGGCCGCGGACCTGCTGAACCGGCCGGCCCCCGAGCTGGAGTTCGTGCTCGAGGTCCTGGCCGACCAGCACCTGTTGGGCGCCGACCGCTGCGCCGACGGGGTCGGGCGGTACGTCTTCGACCGGCTGACCCGGGCCTACGCCAAGGAGCGGCTGGACGAGACGCTGCGCGCGGCTCCGGTCGTCGAGGAGGTGGGCGCCCGCTGA
- a CDS encoding NDP-hexose 2,3-dehydratase family protein, which produces MTEATTRRASPRRPTTPATPTPLRVAASARAREGVRTPNDDFHDWFGALAERSYTRVERVPLDGLDGWETDPRTGNLRHHTGRFFTVEGLDVRIPGGPVPAWSQPIINQPEIGVLGILVKEFDGVLHCLMQAKVEPGNAGGLQISPTVQATRSNYTGVHGGRPVPYLDLFRDPGPRGPLVDVRQSEQGSAFHHKRNRNMVVEADGEVEVHEGFRWFTLGQLHRLLAERDLVNMDARTVLSCLPFAHAELARELGPPADPFRAALFRSCDPTAGSRHSLGSVLSWITEARTRTEVRAHRVPLAGLPGWHRTRDRVSHESGAFFDVIGVRVEARGREVAGWSQPMIEPHGTGVVAFLTRTLDGVLHVLMHARAEAGYMDVVELAPTVQCTPDSYAYLPESARPRFLDEVERAEPGRIRFQSVLSEEGGRFHHALNRYLIVDTDGGPGARADVPPDDPDYRWMTVHQLVELLRHSHYLNIQARSLVACLQSLLVPEEPAPTTERKVR; this is translated from the coding sequence ATGACCGAAGCCACCACGCGCCGCGCGAGTCCGCGGCGCCCCACCACCCCCGCCACCCCCACACCCCTGCGCGTCGCCGCCTCGGCCCGCGCCCGCGAGGGCGTCCGCACCCCGAACGACGACTTCCACGACTGGTTCGGGGCGCTCGCCGAACGCTCCTACACCCGGGTCGAGCGGGTCCCGCTCGACGGGCTCGACGGCTGGGAGACCGACCCCCGCACCGGCAACCTGCGCCACCACACGGGCCGCTTCTTCACCGTGGAGGGCCTCGACGTGCGCATCCCGGGCGGACCGGTGCCCGCCTGGAGCCAGCCCATCATCAACCAGCCCGAGATCGGCGTCCTGGGCATCCTGGTCAAGGAGTTCGACGGCGTCCTGCACTGCCTGATGCAGGCCAAGGTCGAGCCGGGCAACGCGGGCGGGCTGCAGATCTCCCCGACCGTGCAGGCCACCCGCAGCAACTACACCGGCGTCCACGGCGGCCGGCCCGTGCCCTACCTGGACCTGTTCCGGGACCCCGGCCCCCGGGGCCCGCTCGTCGACGTCCGCCAGTCCGAGCAGGGCTCCGCCTTCCACCACAAGCGCAACCGGAACATGGTGGTCGAGGCCGACGGCGAGGTGGAGGTCCACGAGGGCTTCCGCTGGTTCACCCTGGGCCAGCTGCACCGGCTGCTCGCCGAGCGGGACCTGGTCAACATGGACGCCCGGACCGTGCTGTCCTGCCTGCCCTTCGCGCACGCGGAGCTCGCCCGCGAACTCGGGCCGCCCGCGGACCCGTTCCGCGCCGCCCTGTTCCGCTCCTGCGACCCGACGGCCGGGTCCCGGCACTCGCTGGGCTCCGTGCTCAGCTGGATCACCGAGGCCCGGACCCGCACCGAGGTCCGCGCCCACCGCGTCCCGCTCGCCGGACTCCCCGGCTGGCACCGCACCCGCGACCGCGTCTCCCACGAGAGCGGGGCCTTCTTCGACGTCATCGGCGTCCGCGTGGAGGCCCGGGGCCGGGAGGTCGCCGGCTGGTCCCAGCCGATGATCGAACCCCACGGCACCGGCGTCGTCGCCTTCCTGACCCGGACCCTCGACGGGGTCCTGCACGTCCTGATGCACGCCCGGGCCGAGGCGGGCTACATGGACGTCGTGGAACTCGCGCCCACCGTCCAGTGCACCCCCGACTCCTACGCCTACCTGCCGGAGAGCGCCCGGCCGCGGTTCCTCGACGAGGTGGAGCGCGCGGAACCCGGACGGATCCGCTTCCAGTCCGTCCTCTCCGAGGAGGGCGGACGCTTCCACCACGCGCTCAACCGCTATCTGATCGTCGACACCGACGGCGGACCGGGCGCCCGGGCGGACGTCCCGCCCGACGACCCCGACTACCGGTGGATGACCGTGCACCAGCTCGTCGAGCTGCTGCGGCACAGCCACTACCTCAACATCCAGGCCCGCAGCCTGGTCGCCTGTCTGCAGAGCCTGCTCGTGCCCGAGGAGCCGGCGCCGACCACGGAGAGGAAGGTGCGGTGA
- a CDS encoding dTDP-4-dehydrorhamnose 3,5-epimerase family protein produces the protein MESRQLAVDGAFEFRPKIFTDERGLFVSPFQETAARQTLGHPLFPVAQTNHSRSRRGTIRGAHYTLTPPGIAKYVYCARGSALDIVIDVRVGSPTYGRSEAVLLDQEEFRAVYFPVGVAHAFVALEDDTVMSYMLSGEYVPENELSLSVYDPALDLALPEGLDPVMSPRDRAAPTLETAEKSGTLPDYRRCLELERALCGGPVR, from the coding sequence ATGGAGTCGCGACAGCTCGCCGTGGACGGCGCGTTCGAGTTCCGGCCGAAGATCTTCACCGACGAACGAGGGCTCTTCGTCTCGCCCTTCCAGGAGACGGCCGCCCGGCAGACCCTGGGCCACCCCCTGTTCCCCGTGGCCCAGACCAATCACAGCCGCTCCCGCCGCGGCACGATCCGGGGCGCCCACTACACCCTCACGCCTCCCGGCATCGCCAAGTACGTGTACTGCGCGCGCGGCAGCGCCCTGGACATCGTCATCGACGTCCGGGTCGGCTCGCCGACCTACGGACGCTCGGAGGCCGTCCTGCTCGACCAGGAGGAGTTCCGCGCCGTCTACTTCCCCGTCGGCGTGGCCCACGCCTTCGTGGCGCTGGAGGACGACACCGTCATGTCGTACATGCTCTCCGGCGAGTACGTACCGGAGAACGAGCTCTCCCTGTCGGTGTACGACCCGGCGCTCGACCTGGCGCTGCCGGAGGGCCTCGACCCGGTCATGTCCCCGCGCGACCGGGCCGCGCCCACCCTGGAGACGGCGGAGAAGTCCGGCACCCTCCCCGACTACCGCCGGTGTCTGGAGCTCGAACGGGCACTGTGCGGCGGCCCGGTCCGATGA